One part of the Actinotignum schaalii genome encodes these proteins:
- a CDS encoding RNA-binding protein, which produces MLTDALEHLVKGIVDYPDDVKVSASRNRRGELLEVRVNPDDLGRVIGRGGRTAKALRTVVNALSDEGSVRVDVIETDRN; this is translated from the coding sequence ATGCTGACGGACGCTCTGGAACACCTGGTCAAGGGAATTGTTGATTACCCGGATGATGTCAAGGTTTCGGCATCACGTAATCGTCGTGGCGAACTTCTGGAAGTTCGGGTGAACCCTGACGATCTCGGTCGGGTGATCGGCCGTGGCGGGCGTACCGCCAAGGCTCTGCGTACCGTCGTCAACGCGCTTTCGGACGAAGGCTCCGTGCGCGTGGACGTTATCGAAACGGATCGTAACTAA
- the rplS gene encoding 50S ribosomal protein L19 encodes MQTLDVVDASRLRDDIPDFRAGDTVRVNVRVVEGNRTRTQAFQGVVIARQGDGLRATFDVRKISFGVGVERKFPVHSPSIESIEVITRGRVRRAKLYYLRDRHGKAAKIRERRTDSK; translated from the coding sequence ATGCAGACTCTTGATGTAGTTGATGCTTCGCGTTTGCGCGACGATATCCCCGATTTCCGCGCCGGTGACACCGTGCGTGTGAACGTGCGCGTCGTGGAAGGTAACCGCACCCGTACCCAGGCGTTCCAGGGTGTTGTTATCGCCCGCCAGGGTGATGGCCTGCGCGCCACCTTCGATGTCCGCAAGATTTCCTTCGGGGTGGGCGTGGAACGTAAGTTCCCGGTGCATTCGCCTTCCATCGAATCAATCGAAGTGATTACGCGCGGTCGCGTGCGTCGCGCCAAGCTGTACTACCTGCGTGATCGTCACGGTAAGGCAGCGAAGATTCGCGAACGTCGCACCGATTCCAAGTAA
- a CDS encoding cation diffusion facilitator family transporter: MGGVNTTVSPTAAPTGTVAAVDSSAATPAPTSKLVRYAWLSVAAALITIALKAAGYWLTGSVGLLSDASESLVNLAAAVVAVLALSAAAKPANERYTYGRSKAEYFSSAVEGAMIFAAAGFIIFSAVDRIIHPQPLSDLGWGLGIVALASLVNGIVGAILLRAGAKHRSPTLRADGKHLLTDVVTSAGVIVGVGLVALTDQPLLDPIVAILVAANILFTGVKLLRESLAGLMDAALPEPDTEKIVAILRSHTRREVRFHGLQTRVAGRESFCNFDLLVPSTWTVREGHELAEDIAEELRAAVPHLRALIHVEPLEDPRSYEDIPEGYVPLGGISDAVPDIVVEALTTGKNDDDATSQK; encoded by the coding sequence ATGGGAGGCGTGAATACCACCGTCTCTCCCACCGCCGCGCCCACGGGCACCGTCGCCGCCGTGGACTCCTCCGCCGCCACACCCGCGCCTACCTCGAAGCTGGTGCGCTATGCCTGGCTCTCCGTTGCGGCAGCTCTCATCACTATTGCGCTCAAAGCGGCTGGATATTGGCTCACGGGTTCGGTGGGTCTCCTCTCCGATGCCTCGGAATCGCTGGTCAATCTGGCAGCGGCGGTCGTTGCGGTGCTGGCCCTTTCCGCGGCCGCGAAACCCGCCAATGAACGCTATACCTACGGGCGTTCGAAGGCTGAATATTTTTCTTCCGCCGTGGAAGGCGCAATGATTTTCGCGGCGGCCGGTTTTATTATTTTTTCCGCCGTTGATCGGATTATTCACCCCCAGCCACTCTCGGACCTGGGATGGGGGCTGGGCATCGTGGCGCTTGCGTCGCTAGTTAACGGGATTGTCGGCGCTATCCTGCTGCGCGCCGGTGCGAAGCACCGCTCCCCCACCCTGCGTGCCGACGGCAAACACCTCCTCACCGACGTGGTCACGTCCGCCGGGGTGATCGTGGGTGTGGGGCTGGTGGCGCTAACCGATCAGCCTCTTCTCGACCCCATCGTCGCTATCCTGGTCGCGGCCAATATTCTATTCACCGGGGTTAAGCTGCTGCGCGAGTCACTGGCGGGCCTCATGGACGCGGCCCTTCCCGAGCCGGATACCGAGAAAATCGTGGCGATTCTGCGTTCGCATACCCGCCGTGAGGTGCGTTTCCACGGGCTGCAGACCCGGGTGGCGGGGCGTGAATCGTTTTGTAATTTTGATCTGCTGGTGCCCTCCACCTGGACGGTGCGCGAGGGCCACGAACTCGCCGAGGATATCGCGGAGGAATTACGCGCTGCCGTGCCCCATCTGCGTGCCCTCATCCACGTGGAGCCCTTGGAAGACCCGCGTTCCTACGAGGACATTCCGGAAGGTTACGTGCCGCTGGGCGGTATTTCTGATGCGGTTCCGGATATCGTGGTGGAGGCTTTAACCACGGGGAAGAACGACGACGACGCCACCTCCCAGAAATAA
- the ffh gene encoding signal recognition particle protein: protein MFNNLSDRISGAFKNLRSKGVLTQADVETTISEIRRALLDADVALPVVREFTAAVRERATGAVRSQALNPSQQIVKIVNDELIEILGGETRELNFAQGRPTVVMLAGLQGAGKTTLAGKLGRWFARGGRKALLVASDLQRPNAVQQLQVVGERAGVDVWAPEPGNGVGDPIQVAASGVDYAAANGYGAVVVDTAGRLGIDEVLMQQAADIRAAVNPDEVLFVIDAMIGQDAVATAKAFQDGVGFTGVVITKLDGDTRGGAALSVRGVTGKPILFASTGEKLEDFERFHADRMASRILDMGDILSLIERAEATWTQEQQRELSEKMSEGSFDLNDFLVQMNQIKRMGSLKKLMGMLPGMGQYREALEQWDESSMGRVEAIIQSMTPAERRTPKILNGSRRQRIARGSGTTVQEVNQLVQRFEGAAKMMTQMSRGGGMPGMPGMPGVGGGSRKQKRAKKNVSGGKKGRSGNPAKRARQEAEAAAARQRAEQGSAFGKGAQLPGAGQAGPDMASMEELKRFLK, encoded by the coding sequence GTGTTTAATAATCTTTCCGACCGGATTTCCGGTGCATTCAAGAATCTGCGCTCCAAGGGTGTCCTCACCCAGGCGGATGTAGAAACCACCATTAGCGAGATTCGGCGTGCCCTCCTGGACGCCGACGTCGCGCTTCCCGTGGTGCGCGAGTTCACCGCGGCGGTGCGCGAACGCGCCACCGGTGCGGTGCGCTCCCAGGCCCTCAACCCCTCCCAGCAGATCGTCAAAATTGTTAATGACGAACTCATCGAGATTCTCGGCGGGGAAACCAGGGAACTGAATTTCGCGCAGGGGCGGCCCACCGTGGTCATGCTCGCCGGCCTCCAGGGAGCGGGTAAAACCACGCTGGCCGGTAAGCTCGGGCGCTGGTTCGCGCGCGGGGGCCGCAAGGCGCTCCTCGTGGCCTCCGATTTGCAGCGCCCCAACGCCGTGCAGCAGCTCCAGGTGGTGGGCGAACGCGCCGGGGTAGATGTGTGGGCTCCCGAACCCGGTAACGGGGTGGGTGACCCCATCCAGGTGGCCGCGAGCGGCGTGGACTACGCCGCCGCGAACGGCTACGGCGCCGTTGTAGTGGACACCGCCGGGCGTTTGGGTATCGACGAGGTGCTCATGCAGCAGGCCGCTGATATCCGGGCCGCCGTCAATCCCGACGAAGTACTCTTCGTTATCGACGCCATGATCGGCCAGGACGCGGTTGCCACCGCGAAGGCATTCCAAGACGGCGTTGGCTTCACCGGCGTGGTTATCACGAAGCTCGACGGCGATACCCGCGGCGGCGCGGCGCTCTCGGTGCGCGGCGTGACCGGTAAACCGATCCTCTTCGCATCCACCGGCGAAAAACTGGAAGATTTCGAACGCTTCCACGCTGATCGCATGGCTTCTCGCATCCTCGATATGGGCGATATTCTCTCCCTCATCGAACGGGCCGAAGCCACCTGGACACAGGAACAGCAGCGCGAACTCTCCGAGAAAATGAGCGAGGGATCCTTCGACCTCAATGATTTCCTCGTGCAAATGAACCAAATCAAACGGATGGGTTCCCTCAAGAAACTCATGGGGATGCTGCCCGGAATGGGGCAGTACCGCGAAGCCCTCGAGCAGTGGGATGAATCCTCGATGGGGCGCGTGGAAGCGATTATCCAGTCCATGACGCCCGCCGAGCGCCGTACCCCGAAAATCCTCAACGGCTCGCGCCGCCAGCGCATCGCTCGCGGCTCAGGAACCACCGTCCAGGAAGTCAATCAGCTGGTGCAGCGCTTTGAGGGCGCCGCGAAGATGATGACGCAGATGAGTCGCGGCGGCGGGATGCCGGGAATGCCCGGTATGCCCGGCGTTGGCGGTGGCTCACGCAAACAGAAGCGCGCGAAGAAGAACGTTTCGGGCGGTAAGAAGGGGCGTTCGGGGAATCCGGCGAAACGCGCCCGCCAGGAAGCCGAAGCCGCGGCGGCACGGCAGCGTGCCGAACAGGGTTCGGCCTTCGGAAAGGGAGCCCAGCTTCCCGGCGCAGGCCAGGCTGGGCCCGATATGGCAAGTATGGAAGAGCTCAAGCGCTTCCTTAAATAA
- the ftsY gene encoding signal recognition particle-docking protein FtsY produces MDNPVVLALVIAGVAALLLVPLVISLVKKNQRREELERRDTPVLEGDGAAETAEGTDAEAPGETPGESAGDATPDIVTVPAVEQPESIPSRMQRLRARLARSGGFGQVLLAILSRGDLSAADWEELEDTLIMADVGLDATSEIMEGLRSRVKIESTSDPQRVREILREELLRHVGPDMDRSLNLTRSEADSGAVHPAAVLMVGVNGTGKTTTVGKLARLLRAQGTTVLLGAADTFRAAAADQLVTWGDRVGVDVVRSDREGADPASVAFDAVAQADAAGVDVVIVDTAGRLQNKAGLMDELGKIKRVMERTAPVNEVLLVLDATTGQNGMQQARVFAEVTGLTGIVLTKLDGTAKGGIVISVQRELGVPVKLVGLGEGPDDLAPFDPEGFVDSLLS; encoded by the coding sequence GTGGATAATCCTGTAGTTCTTGCACTTGTCATCGCGGGCGTTGCCGCCCTCCTCCTTGTTCCCCTCGTCATTTCCCTGGTTAAGAAAAACCAGCGGCGGGAGGAATTGGAACGCCGGGATACCCCGGTTCTTGAAGGGGATGGTGCGGCAGAAACCGCGGAGGGTACCGATGCGGAAGCGCCCGGCGAAACCCCCGGTGAAAGCGCCGGTGACGCCACCCCGGATATTGTCACCGTCCCAGCGGTTGAACAACCCGAATCGATTCCCTCCCGAATGCAGCGCCTGCGGGCCCGGCTGGCCCGCTCGGGCGGCTTCGGGCAGGTACTCTTGGCGATTCTCTCCCGCGGGGATCTTTCCGCGGCGGATTGGGAAGAACTAGAAGATACCCTCATCATGGCCGATGTGGGGCTGGATGCTACCAGCGAGATCATGGAGGGCCTGCGCTCGCGGGTGAAAATTGAAAGCACCAGCGACCCGCAGCGGGTGCGTGAGATTTTGCGCGAGGAACTGCTGCGCCACGTGGGTCCGGATATGGATCGTTCCCTCAACCTCACCCGCAGCGAAGCGGATTCTGGAGCGGTGCATCCCGCGGCGGTCCTTATGGTGGGAGTGAACGGCACCGGGAAAACCACCACGGTGGGTAAGCTCGCGCGCCTGCTGCGCGCGCAGGGAACCACGGTGCTGCTCGGGGCAGCTGATACCTTCCGGGCGGCCGCAGCTGATCAGCTGGTCACCTGGGGTGACCGGGTGGGCGTGGACGTGGTGCGTTCGGATCGCGAAGGTGCCGATCCGGCCTCCGTGGCTTTCGATGCGGTGGCGCAGGCCGATGCCGCCGGAGTGGACGTGGTTATTGTGGATACCGCTGGACGCCTCCAAAATAAGGCCGGGCTCATGGACGAACTTGGAAAGATCAAGCGTGTTATGGAACGTACCGCGCCGGTCAATGAAGTTCTTCTCGTCCTGGATGCCACCACGGGGCAAAACGGGATGCAGCAGGCTCGCGTTTTCGCGGAGGTGACCGGGCTGACCGGTATTGTGCTCACTAAGCTGGACGGCACCGCCAAGGGCGGCATCGTTATTTCGGTGCAGCGTGAACTAGGCGTGCCCGTCAAACTGGTGGGTCTGGGGGAGGGGCCGGACGACCTGGCCCCCTTCGATCCGGAAGGTTTTGTCGATTCCCTGCTGAGCTAG
- the smc gene encoding chromosome segregation protein SMC translates to MRGFKSFATATTVRFEPGINAVVGPNGSGKSNVVDALAWVMGEQGAKTLRGGSMADVIFAGTSRRPALGRAEVSLTIDNSDGVLPIEYSEVTITRTLFRAGGSEYAINGTPARLLDVQELLSDTGMGREMHVIIGQGRLDEVLTSSPEERRNIVEEAAGVLKHRRRKEKTLRKLEAMKGSFTRVEDLTAELRRQLGPLAKQAEAARRAQVIQATERDARARLLADDLAQAQARLEAGAAEDHRTAQLREENQAALTQARAALAEAEEHHARLSPQLSALRDSSERLASLEERFRAMDELARERERTLSAMPARGGQDDPEELQARAVRARAEEEELEVRVRQAQDALRTVLTQREETEGAEAAAERAYNQASRARADARENAARRAGKVSAVRSRLEALQAEVERVDKDVAAARQRVQTTSVQVTDIEEELVATSAGDDTLATTHEEHTRAHLAARAAVEEARANEARAREEMARLQAIVDTLALSLEPEDATAWAIEHGAALLRDHLHVERGWESAAENALAGAAAGAVVDDLNSAVDILRGAAQAQAGRLTLTIVGGKNDDAAAAAREAALNAAFETVRPDPDAAVHALAVVSGSQAGSDLAGLLTQLLAGTALTADLVTARQLVSAGAPRAVTRSGDIITACTATGGEATAAATLARQAAYQDASEQLDAAATAADEAAAALRKAESAEEDARARAEASGSELTARDSNLAAATAQLGALRQALSAARADEERAVARAVSLRKDIAARQAELDSFAEPEEDTADIPDDGELAWLSQQRDSAHEATVRARKQETEARLALRTAEERFRALSGRADALDNRARLARERIEREERARQVRGQHAVLAGQVAAGAVRALGHVRSLRAEVAERRRRVEEEQHGAEGQLTHLRERVDQLRTRERELADSTHARELATARARMEYEQLATRALEDLGVDSTTLVEEFGPHIQVPTEDGAVPYVRAEQERRLATAQRALARLGTINPLALEEHAALEERQKYLAQQLDDLKKTRSDLLDIVAELDERVTLVMKSALSDISARFEQVFSRLFPGGEGRLIITDPENVLTTGVEIEARPPGKRVKRLSLLSGGERSLTAIAFLVAIFMARPSPFYVMDEVEAALDDVNLGRLLEIFRELQRSSQLLVITHQKRTMEIADALYGVAMREDGVSTVVSQRMSELREQ, encoded by the coding sequence ATGCGAGGATTCAAATCCTTTGCCACCGCCACCACAGTGCGCTTTGAACCCGGAATTAACGCGGTGGTCGGCCCCAATGGTTCAGGGAAATCCAATGTGGTAGATGCTCTCGCCTGGGTGATGGGCGAGCAGGGCGCGAAAACCTTACGGGGCGGCTCCATGGCGGATGTTATTTTCGCCGGCACCTCGCGCCGTCCCGCGCTCGGACGCGCGGAAGTTTCCCTCACCATCGATAATTCCGATGGCGTGCTCCCCATCGAATATTCCGAAGTGACCATCACTCGCACTCTCTTCCGCGCCGGAGGTTCCGAATACGCCATTAATGGCACCCCGGCGCGCCTCCTCGATGTCCAGGAACTGCTCTCGGATACCGGCATGGGGCGGGAAATGCACGTCATTATCGGGCAGGGCCGCCTCGACGAAGTCCTTACCTCCAGCCCCGAAGAGCGCCGCAATATCGTTGAAGAAGCCGCCGGGGTGCTCAAACACCGCCGTCGTAAAGAAAAAACCCTGCGCAAACTCGAAGCGATGAAAGGCTCGTTCACGCGGGTGGAGGACCTCACCGCGGAGCTGCGCCGTCAGCTCGGACCGCTCGCCAAACAGGCGGAGGCCGCCCGCCGTGCCCAGGTGATCCAAGCAACCGAGCGTGATGCCAGGGCCCGCCTCCTCGCCGATGATCTAGCCCAGGCTCAGGCGCGGCTGGAAGCCGGGGCCGCCGAAGACCACCGCACCGCCCAGCTGCGTGAAGAAAACCAAGCGGCCCTCACCCAGGCCCGCGCCGCCCTCGCCGAGGCAGAAGAACACCACGCGCGCCTGAGCCCCCAGCTCTCTGCGTTGCGCGATAGCTCCGAGCGACTCGCTTCCCTCGAGGAACGATTCCGCGCCATGGACGAACTGGCGCGCGAACGCGAACGCACCCTGAGCGCGATGCCGGCACGGGGCGGCCAAGATGACCCCGAGGAGCTCCAGGCGCGCGCCGTCCGGGCCCGAGCCGAAGAAGAAGAACTGGAGGTGCGGGTACGCCAGGCCCAGGACGCCCTGCGCACCGTACTCACCCAGCGTGAGGAAACCGAAGGTGCGGAAGCTGCCGCTGAGCGCGCTTATAACCAGGCGAGCCGTGCCCGTGCTGACGCGCGGGAGAATGCCGCGCGCCGGGCCGGGAAAGTTTCCGCGGTGCGCTCTCGGCTCGAGGCACTCCAGGCCGAAGTTGAACGCGTGGATAAGGACGTGGCGGCCGCGCGCCAGCGCGTGCAAACCACGAGCGTGCAGGTCACGGACATCGAAGAAGAACTCGTTGCCACCTCCGCCGGGGACGATACCCTCGCTACCACCCACGAAGAACATACCCGGGCTCATCTCGCGGCCCGCGCCGCCGTGGAAGAAGCCCGCGCAAACGAGGCACGCGCCCGCGAGGAGATGGCGCGCTTACAAGCGATTGTCGATACCCTTGCGCTCTCGCTGGAACCCGAAGACGCCACCGCTTGGGCCATCGAGCACGGTGCGGCCCTGTTGCGCGACCATCTCCATGTGGAACGCGGCTGGGAAAGCGCGGCGGAAAATGCGCTCGCGGGCGCCGCTGCCGGAGCGGTGGTGGACGATCTGAACAGCGCCGTCGATATTTTGCGAGGTGCCGCGCAAGCGCAAGCCGGGCGCCTCACCCTCACCATTGTGGGAGGGAAGAACGACGACGCCGCAGCCGCCGCGCGCGAAGCTGCGCTCAATGCTGCTTTCGAAACGGTGCGCCCAGATCCGGATGCCGCCGTGCACGCTCTGGCAGTGGTGAGCGGGTCCCAGGCAGGCAGCGATCTAGCTGGCCTCCTCACACAGCTCCTGGCGGGCACCGCCCTCACTGCCGATCTTGTGACCGCCCGCCAGCTCGTGAGTGCCGGGGCGCCCCGTGCGGTGACACGGAGCGGAGACATCATCACCGCGTGCACCGCTACCGGGGGAGAGGCCACCGCCGCTGCTACCCTCGCCCGCCAAGCCGCCTACCAGGATGCCTCCGAGCAGCTTGATGCCGCCGCCACCGCAGCCGATGAGGCAGCCGCGGCGCTCCGGAAAGCGGAGAGCGCTGAAGAAGATGCCCGCGCCCGCGCCGAAGCCTCCGGGAGCGAACTAACGGCGCGCGATTCTAACCTGGCAGCCGCAACTGCCCAATTGGGAGCCCTGCGCCAGGCCCTCTCCGCGGCCCGTGCCGATGAAGAGCGCGCCGTCGCCCGCGCCGTCTCCTTGCGAAAAGATATCGCCGCCCGGCAAGCAGAGCTGGATAGCTTTGCGGAGCCTGAGGAAGATACTGCCGATATTCCCGATGATGGCGAACTTGCCTGGCTCTCTCAGCAGCGCGATAGCGCGCATGAGGCCACCGTGCGAGCCCGCAAACAGGAAACGGAGGCTCGCCTGGCGCTGCGCACCGCCGAAGAACGCTTCCGGGCCTTGAGTGGGCGCGCCGATGCCCTGGATAATCGGGCCCGGCTGGCCCGCGAACGTATTGAGCGGGAAGAACGCGCTCGCCAGGTCCGTGGCCAGCATGCGGTGTTGGCGGGGCAGGTCGCAGCCGGGGCGGTGCGCGCCTTAGGTCACGTGCGCAGCCTGCGTGCTGAAGTGGCCGAGCGGCGTCGTCGGGTAGAAGAAGAACAACACGGCGCCGAGGGGCAGCTCACGCACCTACGCGAACGCGTCGATCAGCTGCGTACCCGCGAACGCGAGCTCGCAGATTCGACCCATGCCCGCGAACTGGCGACCGCCCGTGCCCGCATGGAATACGAACAGCTGGCCACCCGCGCCCTCGAGGACCTGGGCGTCGATAGCACTACCCTCGTCGAAGAATTCGGACCGCATATCCAAGTACCCACCGAGGACGGTGCGGTGCCCTACGTGCGCGCTGAACAGGAACGGCGCCTGGCTACGGCGCAGCGTGCCCTCGCGCGGCTGGGCACCATTAACCCACTCGCCCTGGAGGAACACGCCGCGCTGGAAGAACGCCAAAAGTACCTGGCGCAGCAACTTGATGACCTGAAGAAAACCCGCTCCGACCTTCTCGATATTGTGGCGGAGCTCGATGAACGAGTTACCCTCGTTATGAAATCCGCGCTCAGTGATATTAGCGCCCGTTTCGAGCAGGTTTTTTCCCGCCTTTTCCCTGGCGGGGAAGGGCGCCTCATTATTACTGACCCGGAGAACGTACTGACCACCGGGGTGGAAATTGAAGCGCGCCCGCCCGGTAAACGCGTCAAGCGGCTATCCCTCCTTTCGGGCGGGGAGCGCTCGCTCACCGCTATTGCTTTCCTCGTGGCGATCTTTATGGCTCGGCCCTCCCCGTTCTACGTGATGGACGAGGTGGAGGCAGCCCTCGATGATGTCAATCTGGGGCGCCTTCTCGAGATTTTCCGAGAATTGCAGCGCTCTTCCCAGCTCCTGGTCATCACCCACCAGAAACGCACCATGGAAATCGCCGATGCTCTGTACGGGGTGGCGATGCGCGAAGACGGGGTATCCACCGTGGTCTCCCAGCGCATGTCTGAGCTGCGCGAACAATGA
- the trmD gene encoding tRNA (guanosine(37)-N1)-methyltransferase TrmD, translating into MRIDLVSVFPEFFDVLDLSLVGKARRRDVVDIRTHNLRDWTSDVHRTVDDTPIGGGAGMVMKPDVWGRALDDLIGSSAPETITLAIPTPSGRPLTQRLVEDLATRERIIIACGRYEGIDARVAEHYRGHGVRVEEFSLGDYVLNGGEVAAVALVEAVTRLIPGMVGNPESLVEESHGAAGLLEYRVYTRPVSWRELEVPAVLLSGNHGAVARYRRDEAIARTAARRPDMIAELDTSQLDKHDRPALAAAGYVWRTSDPHPVAVDTEVLGAAGAVVSGDGARPDGALSCEALENGALPYGAVPNDTRPDGAFPDGARRRIATELAELATRTFPDACPRYLSESDIAAFVAENLSVAAFENYLADPHWMAVAVRAASGESREELLGYSLTLLPDSVVGMGGDDVAGREDGAPFMHLPDRDGPLLELSKFYVEHSWHGSGVADLLWRATVEACRARIPDADAAPAPYLWLGTNKDNRRAQRFYKRCGFRKVATREFQVGEVVNSDLIFACPLTVA; encoded by the coding sequence TTGCGCATTGACCTTGTCTCGGTTTTCCCGGAATTCTTCGATGTTCTCGATTTGTCACTGGTGGGCAAGGCGCGCCGTCGCGACGTCGTCGATATTCGCACCCACAATCTGCGCGACTGGACCAGCGACGTCCACCGCACCGTGGACGATACCCCCATCGGGGGCGGGGCCGGCATGGTCATGAAACCGGACGTCTGGGGCCGTGCACTCGACGACCTCATCGGCTCGAGTGCCCCGGAAACAATCACCCTCGCTATTCCCACCCCCTCCGGGCGGCCCCTCACCCAGCGCCTCGTGGAAGACCTGGCAACCCGGGAACGGATCATCATCGCCTGCGGTCGCTACGAGGGAATCGATGCGCGGGTAGCTGAACATTACCGCGGGCACGGGGTGCGCGTAGAGGAGTTTTCCCTCGGGGACTATGTCCTCAACGGTGGGGAAGTGGCGGCAGTTGCTCTCGTGGAGGCGGTTACTCGCCTCATTCCCGGCATGGTGGGTAACCCGGAGTCCCTCGTGGAAGAATCGCACGGCGCGGCGGGTCTGCTCGAATACCGTGTCTACACCCGCCCCGTTAGCTGGCGCGAGCTCGAGGTACCCGCGGTGCTGCTGAGCGGTAACCACGGGGCGGTGGCGCGCTACCGGCGCGACGAAGCTATTGCGCGCACCGCCGCGCGCCGTCCCGATATGATCGCGGAGCTGGATACCTCGCAGCTGGACAAACACGACCGGCCGGCGCTCGCGGCGGCGGGTTATGTATGGCGCACCAGTGACCCCCATCCGGTAGCGGTGGATACTGAGGTGCTGGGGGCTGCTGGCGCCGTCGTTTCTGGCGATGGGGCGCGACCGGACGGTGCGCTTTCGTGTGAGGCACTCGAGAATGGGGCGTTACCATACGGCGCGGTCCCGAACGATACGCGACCGGACGGTGCGTTCCCGGACGGGGCGCGACGGCGCATCGCAACCGAGCTGGCTGAGCTGGCCACTCGCACCTTCCCCGATGCGTGCCCGCGTTACCTCAGCGAGTCGGATATCGCCGCTTTCGTGGCTGAGAACCTCTCCGTCGCAGCTTTCGAAAACTACCTTGCTGATCCGCATTGGATGGCGGTGGCGGTGCGTGCCGCGAGTGGAGAGTCGCGCGAGGAATTGCTGGGGTACAGTCTCACCTTGCTGCCCGATAGCGTGGTGGGAATGGGGGGCGACGACGTAGCCGGGCGTGAGGACGGTGCGCCATTCATGCATCTTCCGGATCGAGACGGCCCGTTGCTCGAGCTCTCTAAGTTCTATGTGGAGCACAGCTGGCACGGGAGCGGGGTAGCGGATCTGCTCTGGCGGGCAACGGTGGAGGCGTGCCGGGCACGAATCCCGGACGCCGATGCGGCGCCAGCACCCTACCTGTGGCTCGGAACGAATAAAGACAACCGGCGCGCTCAGCGCTTCTACAAACGCTGTGGCTTCCGAAAAGTCGCAACCCGAGAATTCCAGGTGGGTGAGGTAGTCAACTCGGATCTTATTTTTGCCTGTCCGCTGACTGTGGCATAA
- the rimM gene encoding ribosome maturation factor RimM (Essential for efficient processing of 16S rRNA) — MQLTVAIIGAPHGLKGEVRLDVRTDSPARRLAVGTQLETDPADFGPLTITRTREYRGVTYALFAESTTRDTAEALRGVRLIVETDEDEPEEDAYYAHELRGLEVLDPEGYELGIITGLENGPAQDVLVVREPDGRIARVPFVREIVTAVDLDDHCVVVDAPAGLFSDDDMIVVEGDDLAGALSAAGESTPGENGAGERGAEQSTSEANAMEEDGAEDAE, encoded by the coding sequence ATGCAACTGACGGTAGCTATTATCGGGGCGCCGCACGGACTCAAAGGGGAAGTCCGCCTGGATGTGCGCACGGATTCACCCGCACGCCGCCTCGCGGTCGGGACCCAGCTAGAAACCGATCCGGCGGATTTCGGGCCGCTCACCATCACCCGCACCCGCGAATACCGGGGAGTCACCTACGCGCTCTTCGCTGAATCAACCACCCGCGATACCGCCGAAGCACTGCGCGGGGTGCGACTCATCGTGGAAACCGATGAAGACGAGCCCGAAGAAGACGCCTATTACGCCCACGAGCTACGCGGTCTGGAAGTACTCGACCCAGAAGGCTACGAGCTCGGAATTATCACCGGTTTGGAGAATGGCCCCGCCCAGGATGTCCTGGTGGTGCGTGAGCCTGATGGCCGCATTGCCCGCGTTCCCTTTGTCCGTGAGATTGTGACCGCCGTGGACCTGGACGACCATTGCGTCGTTGTGGATGCCCCGGCCGGGCTTTTCTCCGATGATGACATGATCGTGGTGGAAGGTGATGACCTGGCCGGTGCCCTCAGTGCGGCGGGGGAAAGTACCCCGGGGGAAAACGGCGCAGGTGAAAGAGGCGCGGAGCAAAGCACTTCCGAGGCGAACGCTATGGAGGAAGACGGTGCGGAGGACGCTGAGTAA
- the rpsP gene encoding 30S ribosomal protein S16, translating into MAVKIRLKRMGKIRAAQYRIVVADSRVKRDGKVIEEIGYYDPNTQPSTIRIDSDRAQYWLGVGAQPTEAVLAQLKVTGDWQKFKGYKDGQEGRLRVPETVNAEEARAAAVKKVQDDAEKRRAAAAEAKAKAEAEAAAAAAAEAGEAEAGDATEAETEEA; encoded by the coding sequence GTGGCAGTCAAAATTCGTTTGAAGCGCATGGGTAAGATCCGTGCGGCCCAGTACCGTATCGTCGTGGCGGATTCGCGTGTCAAGCGCGATGGCAAGGTTATTGAGGAAATCGGTTACTACGATCCGAATACCCAGCCGTCCACCATCCGCATTGATTCTGATCGGGCCCAGTACTGGCTCGGCGTGGGCGCTCAGCCCACCGAAGCCGTGCTCGCGCAGCTCAAAGTGACCGGTGACTGGCAGAAGTTCAAGGGATACAAGGATGGCCAGGAAGGCCGCCTGCGTGTTCCGGAAACTGTGAACGCTGAAGAAGCGCGCGCCGCAGCGGTCAAGAAGGTTCAGGACGACGCCGAGAAGCGCCGTGCTGCCGCCGCCGAAGCAAAGGCGAAGGCCGAAGCGGAAGCCGCGGCTGCTGCCGCCGCTGAAGCTGGGGAAGCCGAAGCTGGCGACGCTACCGAAGCGGAAACTGAGGAAGCCTAA